A genome region from endosymbiont of Acanthamoeba sp. UWC8 includes the following:
- the blaOXA gene encoding class D beta-lactamase, giving the protein MKLLKPLFFSLSLLLASNASAQPNYNKIFEGVKPCFILYDLNKEKTVEIINSNRCNKRIAPCSTFKVALSLIGFDSGILKDEDNPKWKFKPEYSTVLEVHAKDHTPKGWMANSVVWYSQVLTQELGMEKFENYIARLSYGNRDLTGNLGKEDGLTHSWLNSSLKISANEQIEFLNKMIAYKLPISKSAIDHTKNIMFIEKLANGYKLYGKTGSALQKNTNGSKKEDMWLGWFIGFLEKPGQTYIFALNILDKQESNEYGGLRAKAMAKEIFESLDALK; this is encoded by the coding sequence ATGAAATTGCTTAAACCATTGTTTTTTTCCTTATCTTTGCTTTTAGCAAGCAATGCTAGCGCTCAACCGAATTATAATAAAATATTTGAGGGTGTTAAACCCTGCTTTATTCTATATGATTTAAACAAGGAAAAGACTGTTGAAATCATTAATAGCAACAGGTGTAATAAACGAATTGCTCCTTGCTCTACATTTAAGGTTGCTTTGAGTTTAATAGGGTTTGATAGCGGTATTCTTAAAGACGAAGATAACCCTAAGTGGAAATTTAAACCTGAATATTCCACTGTACTTGAAGTTCATGCTAAAGATCATACGCCAAAGGGATGGATGGCTAATTCAGTCGTTTGGTATTCGCAAGTTTTGACCCAAGAATTAGGGATGGAGAAGTTTGAAAACTATATTGCAAGACTTTCTTACGGTAACCGGGATTTAACCGGAAACCTGGGCAAAGAAGATGGTTTGACACATAGCTGGCTTAACTCATCGCTCAAAATTTCGGCTAATGAGCAGATAGAGTTTTTAAACAAAATGATTGCTTACAAGTTACCGATCTCTAAGTCTGCAATAGACCATACTAAAAATATTATGTTTATAGAGAAATTAGCCAATGGATATAAGTTATATGGTAAAACCGGTAGCGCTTTACAAAAAAATACTAATGGTAGTAAAAAAGAAGATATGTGGCTTGGTTGGTTTATAGGCTTTCTGGAAAAACCAGGCCAGACTTATATTTTTGCTCTAAACATTCTGGATAAGCAAGAATCTAATGAATATGGCGGGTTAAGAGCTAAAGCCATGGCAAAAGAAATTTTCGAATCGCTTGATGCCTTAAAATAA
- a CDS encoding NAD-dependent succinate-semialdehyde dehydrogenase: MEFINKCFINGKWVDAASGKTIPVYNPASGEILGYVPFCSTIDAQLAIKSAGDAFLPWKKTTGKERSKILRKFYELIIANKEQLAKIMVMEQGKVIAEARAEIEYGASFIEWFSEEAKRIYGDIVPKLKADQQLFTFKEPIGVVAAITPWNFPSAMITRKIAPALAAGCTLIVKPSEETPYSALFLAKLAQEAGLPDGVLNIVFGDANAIGDALTLSPEVRMFTFTGSTSVGKLLMEKCSKTVKKVTLELGGNAPFILFEDTNIEEAVKGLLASKLRNGGQSCICVNRVYIHKNIFEEFLKRLKAEFSSIKVGNGLDETNNIGALINEKAVNKVNMLVSDALQNGGEILYQAEIDRSSPCFLAPLIISNNSDNTLIAKEEIFAPVISLFKFENEDEVIDRANATNYGLAAYVYTEDMRRAWRVAEELEYGMVAINDVGISSEVASFGGVKESGIGREGGRSGILEYLEDKFIVMR; this comes from the coding sequence ACAATTGATGCGCAATTGGCAATTAAATCAGCCGGAGATGCATTCTTGCCATGGAAAAAAACTACCGGAAAAGAACGCAGCAAAATTTTACGCAAATTTTATGAGCTGATTATAGCTAATAAAGAGCAGCTTGCAAAGATCATGGTTATGGAGCAGGGTAAGGTTATTGCTGAAGCTAGAGCTGAGATTGAGTATGGAGCTTCATTTATAGAGTGGTTTTCTGAAGAAGCTAAAAGAATTTACGGTGATATTGTGCCTAAACTGAAAGCCGATCAGCAACTATTTACTTTTAAAGAGCCGATCGGAGTGGTAGCTGCTATAACTCCTTGGAACTTTCCTTCAGCTATGATTACAAGAAAAATTGCCCCTGCGCTCGCGGCAGGATGTACCCTCATAGTTAAGCCTTCCGAGGAAACTCCTTATTCCGCATTATTTTTGGCAAAACTTGCTCAAGAAGCCGGGCTTCCTGATGGTGTGCTAAATATAGTATTCGGAGATGCGAATGCAATTGGGGATGCTTTAACTTTAAGCCCTGAGGTTAGGATGTTTACTTTTACCGGCTCAACAAGCGTCGGTAAATTATTAATGGAAAAATGCAGTAAAACCGTTAAAAAAGTTACGCTTGAGCTGGGCGGTAATGCACCGTTTATTCTATTTGAAGACACAAATATTGAAGAAGCCGTTAAAGGATTGTTAGCTTCAAAGCTAAGGAACGGAGGACAAAGTTGTATTTGTGTAAATCGAGTTTATATTCATAAAAATATTTTTGAAGAATTTTTAAAACGACTAAAAGCAGAATTTAGCAGCATAAAAGTCGGTAACGGACTTGATGAAACTAACAACATTGGAGCACTTATTAACGAGAAGGCTGTAAATAAGGTTAATATGTTAGTGAGCGATGCTTTACAAAACGGTGGAGAAATTTTATATCAGGCGGAAATTGATAGGTCTTCCCCTTGCTTTTTAGCACCTCTAATTATTAGTAATAATTCAGATAATACCCTGATTGCAAAAGAAGAAATTTTTGCTCCGGTAATTTCATTATTTAAGTTTGAAAATGAGGATGAAGTAATAGATAGGGCAAATGCAACTAATTACGGCCTTGCTGCTTATGTTTATACTGAAGATATGCGAAGAGCTTGGCGAGTAGCTGAGGAATTGGAATATGGTATGGTTGCAATAAATGATGTCGGCATATCAAGCGAAGTTGCTTCATTCGGTGGGGTTAAAGAATCCGGCATCGGTAGAGAAGGGGGAAGATCAGGTATTTTAGAATATCTGGAAGATAAATTTATAGTGATGAGGTAA